The Aeromicrobium sp. Leaf245 genome includes a region encoding these proteins:
- a CDS encoding type II secretion system F family protein: protein MAWRRWRSWVPVALAAAAAPWFVTSPVSALLLATVAAVAVVASSFVERHRAARAASELAVRVAATVELLAAELRTGVLPPVALRGACDDLPDLRPVAEVAARGGDVPAALDGVSRLPGAGDLADVAAAWRVAERAGAPVADVLDHVVEALRADHDLAREVRAECSSARATARLLAVLPLLGLGLGSGLGGDPVHVLTGTLPGVVCLAAGCALAATGLAWVERITTRAEVGAR from the coding sequence GTGGCGTGGCGCCGCTGGCGGTCGTGGGTGCCCGTCGCGCTCGCAGCCGCTGCGGCCCCGTGGTTCGTCACGTCGCCCGTGTCCGCCCTGCTCCTGGCCACGGTCGCGGCCGTCGCCGTGGTGGCGTCGTCGTTCGTCGAGCGGCACCGCGCCGCGCGCGCCGCGAGCGAGCTGGCGGTGCGGGTCGCGGCCACGGTCGAGCTGCTCGCGGCCGAGCTGCGCACCGGGGTGCTCCCTCCCGTGGCCCTGCGCGGAGCGTGCGACGACCTGCCCGACCTGCGGCCCGTCGCCGAGGTGGCGGCCCGCGGCGGCGACGTGCCGGCCGCGCTCGACGGCGTGTCCCGTCTCCCGGGCGCCGGCGACCTCGCCGACGTCGCTGCCGCCTGGCGTGTGGCCGAACGTGCCGGTGCGCCGGTCGCGGACGTGCTCGACCACGTGGTCGAGGCGTTGCGCGCGGACCACGACCTTGCTCGAGAGGTCCGGGCGGAGTGCTCCTCGGCTCGTGCCACCGCTCGGCTGCTGGCGGTCCTGCCGCTGCTCGGGCTCGGCCTCGGCTCCGGTCTCGGCGGGGACCCGGTGCACGTGCTCACCGGCACCCTGCCGGGCGTCGTGTGCCTCGCGGCCGGGTGCGCGCTGGCGGCCACGGGGCTGGCCTGGGTCGAGCGCATCACCACCCGCGCCGAGGTGGGCGCGCGATGA
- a CDS encoding type II secretion system F family protein, which produces MSLAAALVAAAAAWLAVPVPATDRLRALTTVPTSRRRPSPTSVVTVLTPIACLVVLGPVIGLLVALAATPAARAAVATMATASSRRRDEQLQRQLPVALDLVVAVLASGRPAVVAFEVVGEVVPEPLATELQKVGRRLRSGTDLPAVWEVLARHRVLGAVGRAFRRAEQSGSPVAAVLAAAAADLRRDRASQARERARAVGVRTAAPLGLCFLPAFFLVGIVPTLIGVASGLDLLGG; this is translated from the coding sequence ATGAGCCTGGCAGCGGCGCTGGTCGCGGCCGCCGCGGCCTGGCTGGCCGTGCCCGTCCCGGCCACCGACCGGCTCCGGGCGCTCACCACCGTTCCGACCTCGCGTCGGCGTCCGTCGCCGACCAGCGTGGTGACCGTCCTCACCCCGATCGCCTGCCTCGTGGTGCTCGGACCGGTGATCGGTCTCCTCGTCGCCCTCGCAGCCACCCCGGCGGCGCGGGCGGCGGTCGCGACCATGGCCACGGCGTCCTCGCGGCGGCGTGACGAGCAGCTGCAGCGCCAGCTGCCCGTGGCGCTCGACCTCGTCGTCGCCGTGCTGGCGTCCGGGCGACCGGCCGTCGTCGCGTTCGAGGTGGTCGGCGAGGTGGTCCCTGAGCCGCTCGCGACGGAGCTGCAGAAGGTCGGGCGTCGGCTGCGCTCGGGCACGGACCTGCCCGCGGTGTGGGAGGTGCTCGCCCGGCACCGGGTGCTGGGCGCCGTGGGTCGTGCGTTCCGGCGGGCCGAGCAGTCCGGCTCGCCCGTGGCCGCGGTGCTGGCCGCCGCGGCAGCGGACCTGCGCCGCGACCGGGCGTCCCAGGCGCGTGAACGCGCGCGGGCGGTCGGCGTGCGCACTGCCGCCCCGCTCGGGCTCTGCTTCCTCCCGGCCTTCTTCCTCGTGGGGATCGTCCCGACCCTCATCGGCGTCGCGTCGGGGCTCGACCTGCTGGGCGGATGA
- a CDS encoding DUF4244 domain-containing protein translates to MKNLQHSTLQDRATLGLSRLLARGAQRRDQGMTTAEYAVGTLGACTVGGVLVKVGQSEWFGELVRDVIDNIPSLLPNLF, encoded by the coding sequence ATGAAGAACCTCCAGCACTCCACCCTCCAGGACCGGGCGACCCTCGGCCTCTCGCGTCTGCTCGCCCGCGGCGCCCAGCGCCGCGACCAGGGCATGACCACCGCCGAGTACGCCGTCGGCACCCTCGGCGCCTGCACCGTCGGTGGCGTGCTCGTGAAGGTCGGCCAGTCGGAGTGGTTCGGCGAGCTCGTCCGCGACGTCATCGACAACATCCCGAGCCTCCTGCCCAACCTCTTCTGA
- a CDS encoding DUF4244 domain-containing protein, with amino-acid sequence MHQRTSSTFDVSSLCRTAARRSRRGARREHGMTTAEYAVGTLGAATCAAVLVHIGADGWFFDQLREIFARALDPTTLVEHLRRGRPWTSIR; translated from the coding sequence GTGCACCAGCGCACCTCCTCCACCTTCGACGTCTCGTCCCTCTGCCGGACCGCCGCCCGCCGCTCCCGCCGCGGCGCTCGACGCGAGCACGGCATGACCACCGCCGAGTACGCCGTCGGCACCCTCGGGGCCGCCACCTGCGCCGCCGTCCTGGTCCACATCGGGGCCGACGGCTGGTTCTTCGACCAGCTGCGCGAGATCTTCGCTCGCGCGCTCGACCCGACCACGCTCGTCGAGCACCTGCGCCGGGGCAGGCCGTGGACCTCGATCCGATGA
- a CDS encoding TadE family type IV pilus minor pilin, whose product MDLDPMTGRGEKGTATAELAVLAPFALVLVLLLVWVASLGVTQVRLVDAAREGARLVARGEDDGGATALVRRLAPAGARVRVQEQDGTVVVTVRVRSRAPLGFGTTVGSRELSATAVAAAEAP is encoded by the coding sequence GTGGACCTCGATCCGATGACCGGGCGCGGCGAGAAGGGCACGGCCACCGCCGAGCTGGCCGTCCTCGCCCCGTTCGCGCTCGTGCTCGTGCTGCTGCTCGTGTGGGTGGCGTCGCTCGGGGTGACCCAGGTCCGGCTCGTCGACGCCGCTCGCGAGGGTGCGCGGCTCGTCGCACGGGGCGAGGACGACGGTGGGGCCACGGCGCTCGTCCGCCGACTCGCGCCGGCCGGTGCCCGGGTGCGGGTGCAGGAGCAGGACGGCACGGTCGTGGTCACGGTCAGGGTCCGGTCCCGCGCACCGCTGGGCTTCGGCACCACCGTCGGGTCGCGCGAGCTCAGCGCGACGGCCGTCGCGGCCGCGGAGGCACCGTGA
- a CDS encoding STAS domain-containing protein, translating into MDLLLTTRTDDPFEIIEVGGEIDVYTAPRLREAIVEAVEAGHLRLIVDVERVEFLDSTGLGVLVGALKKVRAGGGSLDIVCTHPRLLKIFEITGLDKVFGLHDSVEAARAAHGPASLA; encoded by the coding sequence ATGGACCTGCTCCTCACCACGCGCACCGACGACCCGTTCGAGATCATCGAGGTCGGCGGCGAGATCGACGTGTACACCGCGCCACGCCTGCGTGAGGCCATCGTCGAGGCCGTCGAGGCCGGGCACCTGCGCCTCATCGTCGACGTCGAGCGGGTCGAGTTCCTCGACTCCACGGGGCTCGGCGTCCTCGTGGGCGCCCTCAAGAAGGTGCGCGCCGGGGGCGGGTCCCTCGACATCGTGTGCACCCACCCACGGCTGCTCAAGATCTTCGAGATCACCGGCCTCGACAAGGTGTTCGGCCTGCACGACTCCGTGGAGGCGGCGCGCGCCGCCCACGGACCCGCGTCGCTGGCCTGA
- a CDS encoding DEAD/DEAH box helicase gives MDIGRLLSRHGDRILHLHDVPAREAVVEPWPEWVEPRVRTAFAAQGVTHLWGHQAEALAHVHAGRHVVVSTGTASGKSLTYQVPALDALVRGRSGDALQGHRAPTALYLAPTKALAADQLRRLPLGPDGAALVRATTVDGDSSLDDRAWARDHAQLVLTNPDTIHHTLLPGHERWSRLFAGLRIVVVDECHHYRGVFGAHVAHVLRRLLRVCAHHGSHPVVVLSSATVSEPEASARRLTGLDVVAVTDDASPHGPRTIALWEPPLVGAAHPSQPPTRRSAGREAAELLTDLVLDRTRTLVFSRSRRGAESIARGAQQRLGEVAPELPGRVATYRGGYLPEERRELEDRLRSGDLLGLAATNALELGVDVSGLDAVVSVGFPGTRAAFWQQVGRAGRDGQPSLGVLVARDEPIDTFLVHHPEAWLGAPVEATVFDPDNPYVLGPHLAAAAQELPLTEDDLPLFGPRAREGVDALEAAGWLRRRPGGWFWTRRDRAAALADLRGSGGAPVQIVDGPTGRLIGTVDAGSADGEVHEGAVYVHQGVAHVVDEYDVEDGVAVVHTEDPGWSTSARTTTEVSVVSTQRTRTWGATTVHVGEVDVTSQVVSFSRRRHDGSLVGEEPLDLPARTLRTVATWWTLHPDVVPQVLEHTDVPGAAHAAEHAAIGLLPLLATCDRWDLGGLSTAVHADTGTLTIFVHDGHPGGAGFAERGYEVVERWLRVTRATIAGCECPTGCPSCVVSPKCGNFNEPLDKAGAVRLLDALLDGAPEDGA, from the coding sequence GTGGACATCGGACGCCTGCTCTCGCGCCACGGCGACCGCATCCTCCACCTGCACGACGTGCCCGCCCGGGAGGCCGTGGTGGAGCCGTGGCCGGAGTGGGTCGAGCCTCGCGTGCGGACGGCGTTCGCGGCCCAGGGCGTGACCCACCTGTGGGGGCACCAGGCCGAGGCGCTCGCGCACGTGCACGCCGGGCGGCACGTGGTGGTCTCGACCGGGACCGCGTCGGGCAAGTCGCTGACCTACCAGGTGCCGGCACTCGACGCGCTGGTCCGCGGCAGGTCGGGCGACGCGCTCCAGGGCCACCGCGCTCCCACGGCGCTCTACCTCGCCCCCACCAAGGCGCTGGCGGCCGACCAGCTGCGTCGGCTCCCCCTCGGGCCCGACGGGGCAGCCCTCGTGCGCGCGACCACGGTCGACGGCGACAGCTCGCTCGACGACCGGGCGTGGGCCCGCGACCACGCCCAGCTGGTGCTCACGAACCCCGACACGATCCACCACACCCTGCTGCCCGGGCACGAGCGCTGGTCGCGCCTGTTCGCCGGCCTGCGCATCGTCGTCGTGGACGAGTGCCACCACTACCGGGGGGTCTTCGGCGCCCACGTCGCGCACGTGCTGCGTCGCCTGCTGCGGGTGTGCGCCCACCACGGGTCGCACCCCGTGGTGGTCCTGTCGTCGGCCACGGTCAGCGAGCCCGAGGCGTCGGCGCGACGTCTCACCGGGCTCGACGTGGTGGCCGTGACCGACGACGCGTCGCCCCACGGACCGCGGACGATCGCACTGTGGGAGCCGCCCCTGGTGGGTGCGGCGCACCCGTCGCAGCCGCCGACCCGTCGCTCGGCCGGGCGCGAGGCGGCCGAGCTGCTCACCGACCTCGTCCTCGACCGCACCCGCACCCTCGTCTTCTCCCGGTCGCGCCGCGGGGCCGAGTCCATCGCCCGCGGCGCCCAGCAGCGACTGGGCGAGGTCGCGCCCGAGCTGCCCGGCCGGGTCGCGACCTACCGTGGCGGCTACCTGCCGGAGGAGCGGCGCGAGCTGGAGGACCGGCTCCGCTCGGGTGACCTGCTGGGCCTGGCCGCCACGAACGCGCTCGAGCTCGGGGTCGACGTGAGCGGTCTCGACGCCGTGGTGAGCGTGGGGTTCCCCGGCACCCGAGCGGCCTTCTGGCAGCAGGTGGGACGAGCCGGCCGCGACGGGCAGCCGTCGCTCGGGGTGCTCGTGGCCCGCGACGAGCCCATCGACACGTTCCTGGTGCACCACCCCGAGGCCTGGCTGGGCGCGCCGGTCGAGGCCACCGTGTTCGACCCCGACAACCCCTACGTGCTCGGGCCTCACCTGGCGGCCGCGGCACAGGAGCTACCGCTCACGGAGGACGACCTGCCGCTGTTCGGTCCTCGGGCGCGCGAGGGGGTCGACGCGCTGGAGGCGGCGGGGTGGCTGCGCCGGCGACCCGGCGGCTGGTTCTGGACCCGGCGCGACCGGGCCGCCGCCCTGGCCGACCTGCGCGGCAGCGGCGGTGCACCGGTGCAGATCGTCGACGGTCCCACCGGACGGCTGATCGGCACCGTCGACGCGGGGTCCGCCGATGGCGAGGTGCACGAGGGCGCCGTGTACGTGCACCAGGGCGTGGCCCACGTGGTCGACGAGTACGACGTGGAGGACGGCGTGGCGGTCGTGCACACCGAGGACCCGGGCTGGTCCACCTCGGCCCGGACCACGACGGAGGTCTCGGTGGTGTCGACGCAGCGCACCCGCACGTGGGGCGCCACCACGGTCCACGTCGGAGAGGTCGACGTGACCAGCCAGGTGGTCTCGTTCTCGCGCCGGCGGCACGACGGCAGCCTGGTGGGCGAGGAACCGCTCGACCTGCCCGCCCGCACGCTGCGCACCGTGGCCACCTGGTGGACGCTGCACCCCGACGTGGTGCCGCAGGTCCTGGAGCACACGGACGTGCCGGGAGCAGCGCACGCGGCCGAGCACGCCGCCATCGGCCTGCTCCCCCTGCTCGCCACGTGCGACCGCTGGGACCTCGGAGGACTGTCGACCGCGGTGCACGCCGACACGGGAACGCTGACGATCTTCGTGCACGACGGGCACCCGGGCGGGGCGGGCTTCGCCGAGCGAGGCTACGAGGTGGTGGAGCGCTGGCTCCGCGTCACCCGGGCCACCATCGCGGGCTGCGAGTGCCCGACCGGGTGCCCGTCGTGCGTCGTCTCCCCCAAGTGCGGCAACTTCAACGAGCCGCTCGACAAGGCCGGCGCGGTGCGGCTGCTCGACGCCCTGCTGGACGGCGCGCCGGAGGACGGGGCCTGA
- a CDS encoding Rv3654c family TadE-like protein codes for MSPTASGRHPEDGAVTVHALWVVAVLVGVVALGLQVMALVTLRHQVASAADLAALAGSRASTEGADGCAAAHRLARRNDVRLVRCRMDLDVATVTAVGSTRPWWGGTWTTRIEARAAPSWYER; via the coding sequence GTGAGCCCGACCGCGTCCGGCCGACACCCCGAGGACGGTGCGGTCACGGTGCACGCGCTCTGGGTCGTCGCCGTCCTGGTCGGCGTGGTGGCGCTGGGGCTGCAGGTCATGGCCCTCGTGACGCTGCGCCACCAGGTGGCGTCCGCTGCCGACCTGGCCGCACTCGCGGGCAGCCGCGCCAGCACCGAGGGCGCCGACGGCTGCGCGGCCGCGCACCGGCTGGCCCGGCGCAACGACGTGCGGCTCGTACGCTGCCGGATGGACCTCGACGTCGCCACCGTGACCGCGGTCGGCTCGACCCGTCCGTGGTGGGGCGGGACGTGGACCACGCGCATCGAGGCCCGCGCCGCCCCTTCCTGGTACGAGCGTTGA
- a CDS encoding sodium-translocating pyrophosphatase, with protein MVDATFVAAASDLELSGGNTTFVAVVAGIGVVSLLFAALFRSQVLAADDGTEKMQEIGLAVQEGASAYLTRQFKTLAVFAVAAFALLFALPGATDVRIGRSVAFLAGALFSALIGYFGMWLAVRANVRVAAAAENEGREVAMRIAFRTGGTVGMSTVGLGLIGASVVVLIYQGDAPTVLEGFGFGAALLAMFMRVGGGIFTKAADVGADLVGKVENNIPEDDPRNAATIADNVGDNVGDCAGMAADLFESYAVTLVAALILGSVAFGEQGLVLPLVIPAIGALTAILGVFITRAQPGVSGLSTINRSFYISAFLGAVGSSAFSWFYLPSSFADLSLPTADESSILSQVLPVESVAGLDGDPRVIAMVAVIIGIVLAAVILALTGYFTGTETRPVKDVGKTSLTGPATVILSGLSVGFESAVYTALVIGAAVFGAFLLGSGSLVVALFAVALAGCGLLTTVGVIVAMDTFGPVSDNAQGIAEMSGDVGEEGAQILTELDAVGNTTKAITKGIAIATAVLAATALFGSFTDAIRDGFGEVLSGFDVQDPEPLQAFLGGLSSSDGQVISGILNVADPSNLVGLIIGVSVVFLFSGLAISAVGRAAGAVVYEVRRQFREIPGIMEGTGRPEYGKVVDICTRDSLRELATPGILAIFAPIAVGFGLGVGPLGAYLAGSIGAGTLMAVFLANSGGAWDNAKKLVEDGNHGGKGSPAHEATIIGDTVGDPFKDTAGPAINPLLKVMNLVALLIVPVVVQVTYGEDAKDWVRYTIAGVSVLIIVVAVYISKRRPIAIGDVQEDGAMDEATSPA; from the coding sequence ATGGTCGACGCGACGTTCGTTGCGGCGGCGAGTGATCTCGAGCTCTCGGGAGGCAACACGACGTTCGTCGCTGTGGTCGCCGGGATCGGAGTCGTCTCGCTCCTCTTCGCTGCACTGTTCCGCTCCCAGGTCCTCGCTGCCGACGACGGCACCGAGAAGATGCAGGAGATCGGACTGGCGGTGCAGGAGGGCGCCTCGGCCTACCTGACCCGCCAGTTCAAGACGCTCGCCGTGTTCGCGGTGGCCGCGTTCGCCTTGCTGTTCGCGCTGCCCGGTGCCACCGACGTCCGCATCGGTCGCTCGGTCGCGTTCCTGGCCGGCGCGCTGTTCTCGGCCCTCATCGGGTACTTCGGCATGTGGCTCGCGGTGCGGGCGAACGTCCGCGTGGCGGCGGCTGCCGAGAACGAGGGGCGCGAGGTGGCCATGCGCATCGCCTTCCGCACCGGTGGCACCGTCGGCATGTCCACGGTGGGCCTCGGCCTCATCGGTGCCTCGGTCGTCGTGCTGATCTACCAGGGTGACGCGCCCACGGTGCTCGAGGGCTTCGGCTTCGGTGCCGCGCTGCTGGCCATGTTCATGCGAGTCGGCGGCGGCATCTTCACGAAGGCCGCCGACGTCGGCGCCGACCTCGTCGGCAAGGTCGAGAACAACATCCCCGAGGACGACCCGCGCAACGCGGCGACCATCGCCGACAACGTGGGCGACAACGTCGGTGACTGCGCCGGCATGGCGGCCGACCTCTTCGAGTCCTACGCCGTCACGCTCGTCGCCGCGCTCATCCTCGGCTCGGTGGCGTTCGGCGAGCAGGGCCTGGTCCTGCCGCTCGTCATCCCGGCCATCGGCGCGCTGACCGCCATCCTCGGCGTCTTCATCACCCGCGCCCAGCCGGGCGTGAGCGGCCTGAGCACGATCAACCGCTCCTTCTACATCTCGGCGTTCCTGGGTGCGGTGGGGTCGTCGGCCTTCTCCTGGTTCTACCTGCCGTCGTCCTTCGCGGACCTGTCGCTCCCGACGGCCGACGAGTCGTCGATCCTGTCGCAGGTGCTGCCCGTGGAGAGCGTGGCCGGCCTGGACGGCGACCCCCGCGTCATCGCCATGGTCGCCGTGATCATCGGCATCGTCCTGGCCGCCGTGATCCTCGCGCTCACCGGCTACTTCACCGGCACGGAGACGCGCCCGGTCAAGGACGTCGGCAAGACGTCGCTCACGGGGCCGGCCACGGTCATCCTGTCCGGCCTCTCGGTCGGCTTCGAGTCGGCGGTCTACACCGCTCTCGTGATCGGCGCGGCGGTGTTCGGCGCCTTCCTGCTCGGCTCGGGCTCGCTCGTCGTGGCTCTGTTCGCCGTGGCCCTGGCGGGCTGTGGCCTGCTCACCACGGTGGGCGTCATCGTGGCCATGGACACCTTCGGTCCGGTGAGCGACAACGCCCAGGGCATCGCGGAGATGTCCGGCGACGTCGGCGAGGAGGGCGCGCAGATCCTCACCGAGCTCGACGCGGTGGGCAACACCACCAAGGCGATCACCAAGGGCATCGCGATCGCCACGGCCGTCCTGGCCGCGACCGCGCTGTTCGGGTCGTTCACCGACGCGATCCGCGACGGCTTCGGCGAGGTGCTCTCCGGCTTCGACGTCCAGGACCCCGAGCCGCTGCAGGCCTTCCTCGGTGGGCTCAGCTCCTCCGACGGGCAGGTCATCTCCGGCATCCTCAACGTGGCCGACCCGAGCAACCTCGTCGGCCTCATCATCGGCGTCTCGGTCGTGTTCCTCTTCTCCGGGCTCGCGATCAGCGCCGTCGGGCGTGCCGCGGGCGCGGTCGTGTACGAGGTGCGCCGCCAGTTCCGCGAGATCCCCGGGATCATGGAGGGCACCGGTCGTCCCGAGTACGGCAAGGTCGTCGACATCTGCACGCGCGACTCGCTGCGCGAGCTGGCGACGCCGGGCATCCTGGCGATCTTCGCGCCGATCGCCGTCGGCTTCGGCCTCGGCGTCGGCCCGCTGGGCGCCTACCTGGCCGGCTCCATCGGTGCCGGCACGCTCATGGCGGTGTTCCTCGCGAACTCCGGCGGCGCGTGGGACAACGCCAAGAAGCTGGTCGAGGACGGCAACCACGGTGGCAAGGGATCGCCCGCCCACGAGGCGACGATCATCGGCGACACGGTCGGTGACCCGTTCAAGGACACCGCCGGCCCGGCGATCAACCCGCTGCTCAAGGTGATGAACCTCGTCGCCCTGCTCATCGTCCCGGTCGTCGTTCAGGTGACCTACGGCGAGGACGCCAAGGACTGGGTCCGGTACACCATCGCCGGTGTCTCGGTGCTCATCATCGTGGTGGCCGTGTACATCTCCAAGCGTCGTCCGATCGCCATCGGCGACGTCCAGGAGGACGGCGCCATGGACGAGGCGACCAGCCCCGCCTGA